The following are encoded in a window of Pangasianodon hypophthalmus isolate fPanHyp1 chromosome 14, fPanHyp1.pri, whole genome shotgun sequence genomic DNA:
- the LOC128320192 gene encoding zona pellucida sperm-binding protein 4-like, with translation MIATLWGLMVTVLLMCEVQGFYKQTESNDTIICTAKNMFAQISKDFTQPVPTYIYVQDEHGQYRNARKMAGRCSYGITETPHFIIICVSHSSCHIQKTVHGGKVTFWVNIVVVKLPRSKQGSIFRDPFFKLTMSCTYALLNTSSSTSVKIRAPILTTASVLKKEGILRAQMRFATDSSFRSFYKIQAPPVMHTLGEPVFVEVFVLKHEDKDLELVLNECWATPSPDPQDELKWNLLHRGCPRQDDDYSVEVLEVRPGDGVKYPKLHKWLKITMFSFIESEDIYESVYLHCDAEVCKGARCPRTCNRKRRHAGVQRFLNGRVVIQGGPLISAM, from the exons ATGATTGCCACATTATGGGGCTTAATGGTGACTGTGCTGCTGATGTGTGAAGTCCAGGGGTTTTATAAACAAACTGAAAGCAATGATACCATCATATGTACAGCCAAAAACATGTTCGCGCAGATTTCCAAAGATTTCACTCAGCCAGTGCCAACGTATATTTATGTCCAAG ATGAGCATGGTCAGTACCGTAATGCTAGGAAGATGGCAGGGAGGTGCTCATATGGCATAACAGAGACACCACACTTTATCATCATCTGTGTTTCACACAGCAGCTGTCACATTCAGAAAACG GTCCATGGTGGAAAAGTTACATTCTGGGTGAATATTGTGGTGGTAAAGCTTCCCCGTTCCAAGCAAGGATCAATATTTAGAgaccctttttttaa ACTGACCATGTCTTGTACATATGCACTGCTCAATACTAGCAGCAGCACGTCTGTTAAAATTAGAGCGCCGATATTAACAACTGCTTCCGTCCTGAAGAAGGAGGGCATACTCCGTGCTCAGATGAGATTTGCCACAG ATTCTTCTTTCAGGAGCTTCTATAAGATCCAGGCACCTCCTGTGATGCACACTCTGGGGGAGCCAGTATTTGTGGAGGTATTTGTCCTAAAGCATGAGGATAAAGACCTCGAGCTTGTGCTTAACGAGTGTTGGGCTACACCCAGTCCTGACCCACAGGATGAGCTCAAATGGAATCTGCTTCACAGAGG cTGTCCTCGACAAGATGACGACTACAGTGTTGAAGTCCTAGAGGTTCGGCCTGGTGATGGAGTAAAATATCCCAAGCTTCACAAGTGGCTGAAGATTACAATGTTCTCTTTTATTGAGAGCGAAGACATTTATGAATCT GTTTACTTGCATTGTGATGCAGAAGTTTGCAAAGGAGCTCGGTGTCCGAGGACCTGTAATAGAA AGAGGAGGCATGCTGGTGTCCAGAGGTTTCTCAACGGAAGAGTAGTTATTCAAGGGGGGCCTCTGATTTCAGCCATGTGA
- the dhx40 gene encoding probable ATP-dependent RNA helicase DHX40, whose protein sequence is MSKPEESSWTGDAESKRLPIYQHRHKLIEAVKENQFLVVTGETGSGKTTQLPQYLYQAGLCRDGKIGVTQPRRVAAITVAQRVSQEMGVSLGHQVGYQVRFDDCTTKDTLIKYMTDGCMLREILTDPSLTQYSVVILDEVHERSLNTDILLGLLKKTPSRGSRGRTLPLKVVVMSATLETDKLSAFLGDCPVFAIPGRTYPVKELFCNLIGPKEKDGSAYVKAVVKVALDVHTNEASGDILVFLTGQTEIEKACDMLFEKAESIDYRYDVNDRTVEGLLILPLYGSMPTDQQRQIFQPAPAGVRKCVVATNIAATSLTINGVRYIVDSGFVKQLNHNSRVGLDILDVVPISKSEAQQRAGRAGRTSPGKCFRIYNKEFWENCMPEYTVPEIQRTSLTSVILTLKCLGVHDVIRFPYLDHPEERFILDALKKLYQFDAIDRKGDVTSLGRLMVEFPLPPGLTRALIKSAALGCEEVMLPVAAMLSVENIFIRPGLPEKQKEAEIMHRELAACAGSSNDFLMLLCIFEKCKASENPSAWSKDHWLHWRALKSAFSVEAQLREILFRLKQQKDFPQETFEGSSSELLRQCLCQGYFTNVARRSVGKAFCTMDGHGSTVQIHPSSCLFGQEAKLDWIIFHDVLVTSRVYVRTVCPIRYDWVKDLLPKLHEIDVYDLSSVAREEVTDEEVARWEKKRVAQKQMETSEDASKKLEKRNDESSITEARARYLQRKQNRLQTKHS, encoded by the exons ATGTCGAAGCCGGAAGAGTCCAGCTGGACAGGAGACGCGGAGTCCAAACGCCTTCCCATTTATCAGCACAGACACAAACTAATAGAAGCTGTGAAGGAAAACCAGTTCCTGGTTGTGACTGGTGAGACCGGAAGTGGGAAAACCACGCAGCTGCCGCAGTACCTGTATCAGGCTG GTTTATGTAGAGATGGGAAGATCGGTGTCACACAGCCGAGGAGAGTGGCGGCCATCACCGTCGCTCAGAGAGTCTCTCAGGAGATGGGAGTCAGTTTAGGGCACCAGGTTGGTTATCAGGTGCGCTTTGACGACTGCACCACGAAG GACACTTTGATTAAGTACATGACAGATGGCTGTATGCTGAGGGAAATCCTTACAGACCCAAGTTTAACGCAATACAGTGTTGTGATCCTCGATGAAGTTCATGAGAGGAGCCTCAACACG GATATTTTGCTTGGATTGCTGAAAAAGACTCCGTCTCGAGGCTCCCGTGGCCGCACGCTTCCTCTGAAGGTGGTAGTGATGTCTGCAACTCTGGAAACAGACAAGCTCAGTGCCTTTTTGGGAGATTGTCCCGTATTTGCAATTCCGGGAAGAACCTACCCTGTGAAAGAACTGTTCTGCAATTTGATTGGACCAAAGGAGAAAGATGGttctgcatatgtgaaagca GTGGTGAAGGTGGCTCTAGATGTTCATACAAATGAAGCATCTGGCGACATCCTCGTCTTTCTGACAG GTCAGACTGAGATCGAGAAAGCCTGCGACATGCTGTTTGAAAAGGCAGAGTCCATAGACTACCGTTATGATGTGAATGATAGAACAGTCGAAGGCCTTCTTATTCTGCCTTTGTATGGATCCATGCCAACAG ATCAACAAAGGCAGATATTTCAGCCTGCACCTGCAGGTGTGAGGAAGTGTGTAGTGGCAACCAACATCGCAGCAACATCGCTCACAATCAATGGAGTCAG ATATATCGTTGATAGTGGATTCGTGAAACAGTTGAATCACAACTCACGAGTTGGCCTGGACATTCTTGATGTGGTGCCAATATCAAA AAGCGAGGCTCAGCAACGAGCAGGCAGAGCTGGAAGAACCTCACCAGGGAAGTGCTTCAGAATCTACAATAAGGAATTTTGGGAAAATTGCATGCCTGAATACACAGTGCCAGAGATACAGAGAACTAGTCTCACTTCTGTTATCCTCACACTCAAGTGTCTTGGAGTCCATGATGTTATCAG GTTTCCTTACTTAGACCATCCAGAAGAGAGGTTTATCTTGGATGCATTGAAGAAACTTTACCAGTTTGATGCAATTGACAG GAAGGGTGATGTGACCAGTCTGGGAAGGCTGATGGTAGAGTTCCCTCTTCCTCCTGGGCTTACCCGTGCACTGATCAAATCTGCTGCTCTTGGCTGTGAGGAGGTCATGCTCCCTGTGGCAGCCATGCTGTCAGTGGAAAACATCTTCATCCGACCAG GTCTTCCGGAAAAACAGAAGGAAGCTGAGATAATGCACAGAGAGCTAGCAGCTTGTGCAGGTAGCTCTAATGATTTCCTCATGCTTCTCTGCATCTTTGAGAAATGTAAAGCAAG TGAAAATCCATCTGCATGGAGTAAAGATCACTGGCTCCACTGGCGGGCACTCAAGTCAGCCTTTAGTGTTGAAGCTCAACTCAGGGAAATACTTTTTCGTCTAAAACAG caaaaGGATTTTCCACAGGAGACATTTGAAGGCAGCAGCAGTGAACTTCTGAGGCAGTGTCTCTGCCAGGGTTATTTTACTAATGTGGCAAGGAGATCTGTTGGAAAGGCTTTCTGTACTATGGATGGACACGGATCTACAGTTCAAATTCATCCTTCATCATGT cTTTTTGGGCAGGAGGCAAAACTAGACTGGATCATTTTCCATGACGTCTTGGTCACATCACGGGTTTATGTGAGAACCGTGTGCCCAATCCGTTATGACTGGGTGAAGGACCTGCTGCCAAAGCTGCATGAGATCGATGTTTATGATTTGAGCAGCGTCGCTAGGGAGGAAGTAACTGATGAGGAAGTGGCACggtgggaaaagaaaagagtaGCACAGAAACAAATGG AGACCAGTGAAGATGCATCGAAAAAGCTtgagaagagaaatgatgaaagcTCAATCACAGAGGCTCGTGCTCGATATTTACAGCGGAAACAGAATCGACTCCAGACAAAACATTCCTGA